The window CCCACAAGTGTGTTGTTTCACTAAATTCCATACTACAGGACCACTATTTTGGTGGTAATTTTCCAATTCCCGTGGTAATTATTAGGTCATAgtgaaaatcaaatttttatatacagaaattattttcatctttttttttctggactAATTATTATGACTATCCCGATGTAAATAGAATATGATATTTGTAAGAGTcaaatagtataatataaatacTCCCTTTGTTTCAAATAGATTGatatttcagaattttttttgtttttaaaaaattgatgttgtagattaaaaccttgaaatatcttttttttcactttgtGTTTCTTTTCACATGACATGTTATttatggtttatattttatttttctaccaaagtataattataaattaactcaaacaatttttttttcctttttaatatatgtgaaattgtCAAAATTAACATCAGTCTATTAATAACAAAGAGAATAGtagtattaaaacaaatatagtGTCGTAAGAAAATAGTTGTATGAAATAATCAGTTCATGTAGTTCATTATGAATTAATATGttggttgaaacttgaaagattCATCATAGGATTGATGGACAATTTTTGTTATTACGATTTTAATCATAgtataccattaaaaatatcTGTGTTTAGGTTCGATATATATATGGTACgatatatagtactatatggtatgatatcaaatgaaataaacaatGAAAGCAAAGAAAGACAGAAAGACAGAACATTAAAATCGAGGAAGACACAAGGCGTCGAAgttgactaattataaaaataataatagcgAAATCATGTAACGGAAATTAAAGCaacaaaaaagttaaagaaagaagaagcttattTAAGAACATACACTGTTTTTGTTTCCGATTTGACCATTCATATCTCAATCTACCTTACACACACATCTCTATATTGTACAGAGCTAGGCTAGGCATGTATTGTTTGTCAGCAACGACGGACCGACAgagatctctctttcttttttccctctACTTCGAAGATACTTTCCCtcttgtgtttggtttggttttattttttcctaaatttttattAGGAATGAATTTAAATAGATATTTGAAAactgttacaaaataatttattgaactTTTGCACCGCCTGAATGAATGggtgagagagtgagagagagagagctgtcatttctcacacacacaaacactttAATTTGGAAAACAATCAACATCTAAGTATATATGCAGCGTGTATGTGTCTgtctttctctctattttcttcatTAACATTCCCGTTTCTAGCCATCTTATTCGCCGTGCCACGGGTTCACATTTTACTAGGCATCATATCATTTCAAGACCTCTAATAACAAACCAGAACTACTTTATGTGTAGTGAAATAACAACATATTTCgaacttgtttattttctttctttaacttGTTCATGTCCCATATTCTTTAGAATGATGACTCTAATTAATTTCTTGCAGGCTAACAGATGAGTAGCTAGTTGTGACAGAGAGAAAAATTGATTCTCAATATTTTTGATGCCCATCCttaataatatctctaaaaGTTTTGATCGTACGTAATATTTTGTCAAGACCTTTGTAATATCTTAACTGAGACGAGACAATCGCCTTGAAAAAAGACGTTCGTCTAACACATGCTCCAAACGTTATAGATGCCCATTAGCCTCTCCAATGTCCTCCAGTGTCACTCTTTTAAGCCCAAAATCCGGAAATACAATGATAATCTCTTGAAATCCATCCATATATTATATTGCCTACTAAAAGCGCAATTATGATTTAGCGTCGTCAGATGTTCTAACTAAGCCACTCTGGCAAGCCAAGTTTTAgggggaaaaaaagaagaaagagcaaATGAAAACATGATCGGATCTACTTTGATGACGGACATTACATAAAAGAAAACTGTGTTTAAGTATAATTAGAGATTGATGGTGAAAGGCACTTTCGTAGGCGGCAGCCATAAAGCAGCGTCGATGAATTTGGGTAACGTAAACTGTCGAGCTTCCTCGAGATCGGATATAACATGAAAGCCGGGCCAATCAACCCGGTTCTCTGTACCGGAACCCGGACCGGAGTTTTGATACTCCCCGTAATACAAGGTGCTACGAGCCGTTACATTACCCCAATCCATCCATCCTTTGGGTTCGATCAACTGATCAAGATACGTTCCCATCACCACCGTCCGGGCATACGGTCTCCACGGACGGCCCAGATACGTTTTCACGCCATCAAGCTGTACCCCCGGCGCTCCTCTCACCACGGAGTTATGGATTACGATTCCCGTTGTCTGATTCGAGTTGACCCGGCTCTGTGCGACAATGGTGTTCACCCCATTCGGTGGGCTACGTGCATATATCCGACAGTTTTGGAAAAAGGCGGCGGCGTTGCCGAGAATGAAATCGACGGTGCCGTATACGTCGCACTCCCTGAAAAACTGGCTCCCCGAGTGGGCGTAAAGCGTGTCTTGATAGCCTTCGATGCTACATCTGTAAAACACTGACATGTCTGAATCCGATCTCAGAGCCACCGCCTGATGTTTCTCCGGCCCTGCCGTGTTTCTTATCGTCATGTCTCTCACCACGAAACCGTCCCCCTCAGCCACTGGTCGGTTATACAAAACTAAGTATTAAGTAATGTGGTGTGTGTTGTGGGCTATATACATAAAGTGTAATTGTTATGTAGCAATGTCTAACCAAAAGTGGCGGATTTGAAAGTGGAATATCCTCGGCCTTTGCTTTTGTCGCCAGTGCTGATGGTTTTGCCGATGCCGTCGCCGATGATCATCATGTTATTAGACTTGACTCCTACCTTTACATATTCCTCATAAACTCCTTGCTTGACATGTATGATATACCTTGGGCTTCCTTTGGGCCTATTTCCTGCACCATTCACGGCCTCTTGGATGGTCTTGTAGTCTACGGACCCATCTTGAGCCACCACTACGTCCACTTTTTCATCTATCATAATAGACGGCGCCGTTTTCATTTCTACTTTTGATGTCCCAAACTCCTTCCACTTTGTTtccatcctctgttttttttttaccaaatagaGTTAATTAACAACAAGTGAATTCTTGATAGATATTAAGATGGTTTTGGAGATCGTTTTACCTTGTTGATGGCCAAGGCGTTAATGACATCAATGGTGATGCTATCCAAAGAATGAGACGAGACACCGAGTTCTGAAATCTCTTCCTGACATGTGTCTAGGTTGGTGAGTGCAGTGCTGAGCCATGCTTGCACGTCCCACCTAGAAGAGTACGCGTTCTTAGGACACAACAGGCTCTGGTTGAGTCTATGGATAGTCTGCTCGTACAGATCCATACAGTCCTCCCACGCTTGCTTTGAACCAAATTCTGGCCCGAGAGAGTACGTGTCCCCCTTGGCTTTCACTGCCCCATCTAGTGTTCGTTCTACGGCCACTTGCAGGAACTGTGTCGTGCTTCTTATGGGTTTGTGTTCAATCATCAGAGTATTGCATTCACCCGGGTGCGGGGTTTCATCGCACATCTCGATTCCAACAACCATTGTGGTAACGTAAGTTATTGTCAGAATTATAATGAAACATTTTACAATTACTACACCTCCcatgttttgattaattttcaGTGAGGTAACATATCATATGTATGatggtttttatatatagattttccCCTGTCTGTAATGTACTCTTCTTTATAAGTTACAATATGATTTGGTTAcaacttttaaatttgaattaacgCATGTGGCAGTTCTAACctttgttaattaaaatatctTGTAGCTTTTGTTCTATCAGGGATCTTTAACGTCGCTATAAGTATTCAGGTGGACTAATGAATTTTGATTAAAGCACATTCATTCGTTCATAACTTAACCTGtaataaatagtttaaaaaagtgtaaaacatcacaaaataTAGGAATCATCAACTAAAGATGGGAAACACAGATGAATAATCCGCAATTAAAAAGAGTAAACCTCACTTAGTCACCACTACAAGTCATCAGAGAAAGTTGCCCTAAAAGTAGAAGAAGCTCTCTCAGGTTGTTCTAAAAGAAAAGCGTACAGAGTAACTAACATTAAGCTTCAACTATCAGATAACATTCAGCTTCATTCACTCAATCCTCCTAACAACCATTGTACAGACACAGCAGAGAGTTAATCTGAAACCTAATCTTCCATCTTGCGTGAGACTCAGTCATCTGGTAAAGATATGTTGATGTCAGTGGCTGAGTTTCTCGGTCCGTTGGTCCAGAATGTAGATGGCAGCTGCTCTCTGTCTGGGTTTGACGATGAGAAAACAGAagccggaggaggaggaggagtaggcAATGACACGACCGTGGCAGGGGTATGCTCAACCCTTTGCTTCCTCGGTTTCTGATGATCTTGTTGATCACTCGTTATGAAACTGCCAACAACAACCTgtttttatgaaacaacaaaaacttatGAGAAAACCAGAGACGATTTCAAGAATTGACGTAAATGTTGCTGGATTCGTGGGTCACCTGAATCGGAGAGGCGGCAATGAGCAAACCGGCcacaccaccaccaacaacacGACCATCAGGACCCGCCAAAGAGACGCTCATGCCACCAGACCGACCTCTTGATCCTCCTTGGTTCTCTGTTTCCATGAAAGAACCAGACAGGGACAGTATCTCAAACCGACCCTGCCAGGAACCAAACACCCTATTATAATAAGATACTCTGTTTCACTTTCTTTCGTAACTTAAAAATGGAGTGAGAGATACAAACCTCGTAGGTGAGAGTACCACCACATGAATCTGGCTGGCGAAGAGTAACGTTTGATACCACGCCATTTGCTGATAAGATACAAATAGCTCGTGGTCCTTGTTGTGAAAAGGAGATGATCCTCATGGTAATATCCttgaataaaaccaaaaacaaacaaagttgtTGCTAAGTaggaaacaaacacacaaatctcCTTTTTAAGTGAAATGTAACgactatattaatttttacttgATACACATACCTCACCAGTGTTCACTGTGATTATATGTGGTGTGAAATTTGATCCAACACCACTCCCAAGTCCAAACTTTTGACCTGGAAAACGATGGTTCAAAGTTACACTTTAAAGGCACTCACGAAAATAATACACTGGCTCAACAAAGGTAAAGCTCGTACACATAGAGTTTCAGCCACCATATAACCGGGTTATTCTCATCTCAATGGTGCTTAGCTATGTTGTTActataaacaaaccaaattgcAAGTTCTTGTTAACTTTTAGCAGTTGTGTAAACTATATAGACTACAAATCTAAATATGTGTCTGTTATACAATATCACACATTTACACACTTAATAATGAAAGCTGTGAACATAGGCAATTATGTACTAGAGATTCCAAATAAAATGTGTCAAGAAAATGAGCAAACAAAACTTTGGAAGTAATTCATATATTAAGGAACATTAAAGTAGCTCAAATGCAAAAGAGCCGAGTGTTAAAAAGAAATCAAGTAAAGTTTATAATATCAGGAACGGTTTTAGtttagtagagagagagagagagagagagagagagagagagagagagagagagagagagagagagaagagttaccagaagaagaagggaaacgAGAGGTGGTCTTATGGATGTTGAAATCAAAAGCACCATTGAGCTTGGGTCTTTGGGCTCGTTTCTTGACAAGAGGAgttgttgatgaagaagaaggagtgcCATTAGGTTCATATTTACGAGGCCTGCCCCTCCTCTTTTTCCCTGAGGAAGGCAAAGGAGGGTccaagggagagagagatgaacCGAGGAAGTGGTTAAAAGGGGGGGTCTCAGTCTCAGATGGTCTAGGAGCCATGTGATACGGAGATGGAGCTTCAGCTCCAATAACAGTCACGCCTCCACCAGAGCTAATTCTGTCGCTTGTTTCCATTCTGACTGCTAAAGCcacacagaaaaagaaaaagaaaaaaagtcaaacCCTGATTGGGTTTCAACAAATAAATAGAAACTTGATTTGGAATATCAAACTTTCTATTGTCAAACAAATGTGGTAACATAGTTCAGCTAATAATTTTGTAAAGGTAGCCCCTAGAGAGAGTATGAGCAACAGAGCAAGGAGAAGCAAGTTTACGAGTATACATAAAGATGGCATCTTTCAATCGATTCCGCAACAACAATCAGAAGAAAAGCTGGAATCTTTCGAGAGGAACAAAACCAGACTACAACAGTCAGAGCTTGAAGTTGAAGAGTAGTAGTAAACGCAAAATCAACAGATTCAAGTAAAGAGAGATCTCAGAGACAAAGTGTTAGTTATATATAGGTAAAAAGGCAAAAGACCtgaagctttttttgttttgggtctcAACAACAAGTCTCCAAGTTGCTCTCTTCTTCACACTCAAACTTGCCACAGTcgtcgagaagaagaagaagaagaagagatgatgacTCGCCCCTCTCCTGGTCAGAGATGATGACGTGACGTCTCTACGAAGATAAAGCTTTCACACCGGAGATTAGCGTCTCTcagcaagaaagaaagaaaaaaaaacaaatctttatgATCCAAAGAGACAAACAGAGATTACTTACTTATTACTAATGTATTCTCATACTTCAAAcaaaagtagaacaaaaaaaaagattaatgatGAAATAGAGGGAGAGacaaatgaaaatatcaaaaaaaaataaaaataaaaaaaggagagaaggaagaagacgagagaagaaaattattaaaaatgaaaaatagaaagtaaaaaaatattaatgatctttatcttattttattatagaCAGACGACGACAGTGAATTTTGGTTAATAAATACTTTCACGTCCGGATTGAAACTCTTTCACctaaaaaaaaggataaaataagggaaaattggaaaaaaaaaaatcaccaacaaAAAATTGTCCAactataccttttttttttttaaatgatcatttttacctaaaatacctatagaaattgaaaaattcgTATTTAACAAGTTTAAAAATGTGgaatatagaaaaataagtagatatacaataatagaggtaatattattttttacaaaaaaaaatgtataagttgtttttttgacaaataaaatttaatataaaaaatttagaaaacgttttctactgttctgaaaatttaatatgatgTGTTCTAACATTTTGTACATGTTATACTAACTTCAAGAATAGTTTCTGCTCTAAATAGTTTAGGGACCCGAAATTCTAATCGTATTTATTTGATAAGATTGTGTTCTACGAAATTTAGAAATAGTTGTCTCACGAtttaagaaattattaaaacaacCTTAATCGTTTAGTGCACTATCTTATGGTGTGTAAAACCgttttctcccatttttttcaCCATTTTCGAGCTATGGCAATGCACATCTATGTTAAGAGTGGTGTGTGGAGGTTGTTTGACAATCATGAATGGAGATTTattattgatgaagaaaatcGTGGAAGATTACTAATTTTGGAATCAAGTACAACACATGAAGAATTGAAGATTACGGTTTCAGAAACCTATGGAATAGAGCCTAGTATGGTTGATATAGAGCTAAGTTTTCTACCCACAGATATCACTGCTGATTGTCCTTCTGTCGTTATGATGAATAATAGTCAGGTCACAAATTTTCTTTCAtactataaaaagaagaaaacagtaAATTTGTGTGTGACATTCAAATGTGGTGTTGAGGATGTTGGGAGCAAATTCAAACTGAATTTGAATAAAGAACCAGGGGTttcaagtgatgaagatgatgatggtagACCGAATGAAAACCTAGCTTTATTTGTGGGTACTAATGATGCCAAACAGAATGATGTTTTAGGGAAAAAACATTCGACGAGAACGCCGGTTATGGTGTTGGAACGTCGTTCAAAGGTGTGAGCGTAAGGAAGGGTCAATATTTTAAAAGCAAAGAAGTGTTACAAGCAACAATGGAATTGTATGCGATGAGGTACAACTGTGACTACATGGTTACAAAATCTGATACAAAATTCTGGTGTATACCCTGCATAGAGGATATTTGCAAATGGAGTCTTCGTGCTGAGTGTTTAAATGGGTCTACGTATTTCAatatcaacaagtttgtgggtCTCCATACTTTTGCtccttcaaagaagaagaaattttgtAGGACACTATCAGCTAAAACAATTGGACATATCATTATGCAGAATTATGAGGGTGTATTGGAAGGGCCTAAACCGAATGATATCATTAATATTATTCGTACAGAGTATGGTTGTGATTTAACTTACTCTCAGGCATGGGAGTCTCGCGAGTATGCAGTGAATGAAGTTAGAGGAATTCCTGAGAAGAGTTATGGTAAAATACCAAAGTACTTGTACATGATACAAGAAGCGAATCCGGGTACGTTTACAAATTATGAAGTTGATTGCAACAGTAGATtcaaatatctatttatttcttatGGTCAGTCAATAAGAGGATTTtacaagagaatgagaaaagtt is drawn from Camelina sativa cultivar DH55 chromosome 8, Cs, whole genome shotgun sequence and contains these coding sequences:
- the LOC104705282 gene encoding AT-hook motif nuclear-localized protein 7-like isoform X2, whose protein sequence is METSDRISSGGGVTVIGAEAPSPYHMAPRPSETETPPFNHFLGSSLSPLDPPLPSSGKKRRGRPRKYEPNGTPSSSSTTPLVKKRAQRPKLNGAFDFNIHKTTSRFPSSSGQKFGLGSGVGSNFTPHIITVNTGEDITMRIISFSQQGPRAICILSANGVVSNVTLRQPDSCGGTLTYEGRFEILSLSGSFMETENQGGSRGRSGGMSVSLAGPDGRVVGGGVAGLLIAASPIQVVVGSFITSDQQDHQKPRKQRVEHTPATVVSLPTPPPPPASVFSSSNPDREQLPSTFWTNGPRNSATDINISLPDD
- the LOC104709062 gene encoding putative pectinesterase/pectinesterase inhibitor 38, which gives rise to MVVGIEMCDETPHPGECNTLMIEHKPIRSTTQFLQVAVERTLDGAVKAKGDTYSLGPEFGSKQAWEDCMDLYEQTIHRLNQSLLCPKNAYSSRWDVQAWLSTALTNLDTCQEEISELGVSSHSLDSITIDVINALAINKRMETKWKEFGTSKVEMKTAPSIMIDEKVDVVVAQDGSVDYKTIQEAVNGAGNRPKGSPRYIIHVKQGVYEEYVKVGVKSNNMMIIGDGIGKTISTGDKSKGRGYSTFKSATFVAEGDGFVVRDMTIRNTAGPEKHQAVALRSDSDMSVFYRCSIEGYQDTLYAHSGSQFFRECDVYGTVDFILGNAAAFFQNCRIYARSPPNGVNTIVAQSRVNSNQTTGIVIHNSVVRGAPGVQLDGVKTYLGRPWRPYARTVVMGTYLDQLIEPKGWMDWGNVTARSTLYYGEYQNSGPGSGTENRVDWPGFHVISDLEEARQFTLPKFIDAALWLPPTKVPFTINL
- the LOC104705282 gene encoding AT-hook motif nuclear-localized protein 7-like isoform X1 encodes the protein MYTPVRMETSDRISSGGGVTVIGAEAPSPYHMAPRPSETETPPFNHFLGSSLSPLDPPLPSSGKKRRGRPRKYEPNGTPSSSSTTPLVKKRAQRPKLNGAFDFNIHKTTSRFPSSSGQKFGLGSGVGSNFTPHIITVNTGEDITMRIISFSQQGPRAICILSANGVVSNVTLRQPDSCGGTLTYEGRFEILSLSGSFMETENQGGSRGRSGGMSVSLAGPDGRVVGGGVAGLLIAASPIQVVVGSFITSDQQDHQKPRKQRVEHTPATVVSLPTPPPPPASVFSSSNPDREQLPSTFWTNGPRNSATDINISLPDD